A single genomic interval of Hoplias malabaricus isolate fHopMal1 chromosome 7, fHopMal1.hap1, whole genome shotgun sequence harbors:
- the cgrrf1 gene encoding cell growth regulator with RING finger domain protein 1 has protein sequence MAAELLVKLYEYSPVFYISVISVCFIITAAAVLGWFGFDVPVILRSSDESESFSPIPEKRMVQVPNPFSLELGTTGGTPGDTTGGTMTCTITGTVTGGVTLKPYCLEECVLTCFWGCGVQALQVALQKHQYEGRLSTTRLFQEALDFDYIHCATFHVRKEEREECVTQIPEELGVRDFGFLPRDRYPLVAVLTLADAELTDSYNIVSSVMVLHVPDEKYTLSGRVLFQFLLTAQGQVYHLKPLYMSTDNSDQSGPEPSPSAQEQEEEGPNEEGAGHDEDREGIEDEEAEPGVEGKDCVVCQNAPVNRVLLPCRHTCLCDACVTRFQHCPMCRAFIIESFALANHTQPGGEEEEEEE, from the exons ATGGCCGCCGAGCTCTTGGTGAAACTGTACGAGTACTCGCCCGTATTTTACATCAGCGTCATCTCCGTCTGCTTCATCATCACCGCCGCCGCAGTGCTGGGCTG gttCGGATTTGATGTACCAGTGATTCTGCGCAGTTCTGATGAATCCGAGTCTTTCAGCCCCATCCCGGAGAAGAGGATGGTGCAGGTGCCCAACCCCTTCTCCCTGGAGCTGGGCACCACAGGGGGCACCCCGGGGGACACCACAGGGGGCACCATGACATGCACCATTACAGGCACAGTGACGG gtggagtgacCCTGAAGCCGTACTGTCTGGAGGAGTGTGTTCTGACTTGTTTCTGGGGATGTGGAGTTCAGGCTCTGCAGGTCGCTCTACAGAAACATCAGTACGAGGGGAGACTGTCGACGACTCGGCTTTTCCAGGAGGCGCTAGACTTTGACTACATCCACTGTGCCACCTTTCA CGTACggaaggaggagagggaggagtgTGTGACGCAGATCCCAGAGGAGCTGGGAGTGAGAGATTTCGGGTTCCTGCCGAGAGATCGCTACCCCCTGGTGGCCGTGTTAACTCTGGCTGATGCTGAGCTCACAGACTCTTATAATATA gtgtCCAGTGTGATGGTGCTCCATGTCCCTGATGAGAAGTACACTCTCTCTGGGAGGGTTCTGTTTCAGTTCTTGCTGACGGCTCAGGGTCAGGTTTATCATTTAAAG CCTCTCTACATGTCCACGGACAACAGTGACCAGTCTGGACCAGAACCCAGCCCCTCTGCCCAGGAACAGGAAGAGGAGGGGCCTAATGAAGAGGGGGCAGGGCACGATGAGGACAGGGAAGGAATAGAAGATGAAGAGgcggagccaggagtggagggAAAGGACTGTGTGGTGTGTCAGAACGCCCCCGTGAACCGAGTGCTGCTGCCGTGCCGACACACCTGCCTGTGTGACGCGTGTGTTACGAGGTTTCAGCACTGCCCCATGTGCAGGGCTTTTATTATAGAGTCTTTCGCTCTGGCCAATCACACGCAGCCTGGcggtgaggaggaggaggaggaggagtga